In Nerophis lumbriciformis linkage group LG01, RoL_Nlum_v2.1, whole genome shotgun sequence, the genomic stretch cCAGCAACAAAACAAGCCTTTGAAATTATGCAACCTTAAAATCTTAGTGACCCTGTAAGACCCTGCATATGgatcctaaaaaaagacaaaaatgttgCAATGAATAAAAGAAACGCTCTAAAATGTAATGATGACTGATTTGGGCATCGTCCTGCAGAATAATGAATGAAACAAAATGAGTCAGCGGTGTTGTGTGCAGTGCTAACAGTCATTtcctgtgtgtgcgtgcatgtcgtAGATATCACAACCTTAAACTCAGCGGTACACACAAACAGGTTCAGGCGTTGAGCAGCTCGTCCGCGGAGCGTCCGATGGCGTCGGGGTTGGAGAGCGGGTCCAAGTCTGCAAACAGGTTGAACCAAGCGGACATGTCTCTGGACGCACCTGCAGATTCTACCAACATGCTCACCTTTTAGAATTGGACATCAGACAGATGATATTTTCTGAGTAGGCAGCTCACCCTTGGCTGCTGTAGCCGAAGCAGTTGATTGGTTGTGAGCAGCGGGACGCTGAAGGGGCGGAGCTTGGAACATAGGCGGCGTCGACCAGCCTGACAGACAAAAAGAATGATGGTAAGAAAGAAGGATCAGCGTCGTTCCACCAACAGAAGACTCACCTGTGGAACTCAGACTGTGGTCCAGCAGCTGGGAAGGCAGGAAGCCCGCAGGTCCGGGGGAGGCGCAAGGGGGAGGGGGAGCGGTCTGGGCCGGAACGTCTGCGCCTGCAGGGACTGAGGCGGGAGCCTCAAAGAGCCCGAAAGCATCCTGCCACTCTTTGCTGAAGTCGTCCGTTGCCCCGGGAGTGGGGCTGAGCAGGTCCTTGAAGAAGGCCATGTCGCCCCGGTCACCTTCTTCATCCTCTGCTGTCGGCCCAGTGGAGTCCAGCAGCACACCTGACAGGAAGTCACACATTCTCTAAGTTCCTTCTGATAGTAACTGAACCCTCAAATGACAGCCACAACTTAACTTATCTATCATTAACAAggcttatgtgagacaagcacacacatgtttttaccttattttatgcatttttgatACATAAACGCTAGCAAGacgcagctaacaatgcaggtaatgggagtCTATCTATTCCgactataaagccctctaaaaaacatccatcaacgttttatatacacactttaagtatatacagtacaggccaaaagtttggacacacctcgttcaatgtgttttctttattttcatgactatttattgtcactgaaggcattaaaactatgaatgaacacatgtggagttatgtacttaacaaaaaaaggtgaaataactgaaaacatgttttatattctagtttcttcaaaatatccaccctttgctctgattactgttttgcacactcttggcattctctcaatgagcttcacaggtgtcatagttttgatgccttcagtgacgatctacaatctacagtcatgaaaataaaggaaacccattgaaatgagaaggtgtgtccaaacttttagcctgtgctgtatatgatgtagtaacaggcaataacaacatgtacatttatttttttgctcattttaaacatAACAGCAGCacattcatttcacaacgttcgctatttccttcacAACAAAACAACACTTTGGCGATCCAGAAACGTATATTTTGGAGCCTGAATAAAGGGAGGAGGAGCTCCAAGCTGTATAAGCTGTGTGATAAACAGATCCACTaaccatcatgtagcagtattactTGTGTCACTAAAAGTAGTTTCTAGGTGTTAGCTCTTATGGCAGTGTTGCTAAGACATGGTTAATATGCAGCTCACGGCATGTAAATCAAGTGTTGTTGGTGCTCTTGGGATGTTTCATAAGCGGAATAGATGACTCACATTAGCTACATTATTACGTGCCGTATTTTACAAATTACAATgcacaaaaaagaaaaacgtgttcgtGTCTCACGTAGAGATTGTAaatgatgggcaaaataaaaaaaaaacaatgaagctcctataatccggtgcgccttttgtatggaaaaagacctgactagacccgcttatCGGCAGTGCCCCTTACGATCTGGTGCGCCCTACTGTCCGGAAAATACATGTGATTGAATCATAAAGTgtgttatttaaggacaaaatgaaCATCACAACTCACCTGTGTCAGCAGCATCAGCAACACTCTGTGATGCTTCGTCATCCAAGCACACCAGACTATGTAACATTAAAAGAGGGAGACACACATTGCTATTTTCTTACTGTGTGGACTGAGTGTAGATGCCTTAATAGAACACCTGTGGAGGTTCCTTCACCTTTCTGTGTTGCTCGGCAGAACTTTCTCCTTATCCTCTTCTTGCTGTGCGTCCGTCATTTGCTCCAGTGGGTCCCGCAGGTCCTGCCAACAATTGGACAAGTAATTAGGGCAACCCTGGAAAGATGGCATAAACGGCGCCGTCTGCACACCTTGAGTGTGTTGAACTGGTAGGGTGTGTGTCCCTGGAAAGTGTCATGGATGTCAGACAAGGCATGAGCCGTCTTCTCCCAAAACTGCAGCAGGGTGGTCTACAGGGGGAGCATACGTGTGTAAAGCGAGAGAGAGAAAGACGTTGCAATGCTCTGTTTGGGGCCACCTGGTAGTTGCAGAGTGAGTGTGACAGCATGTTGCAGCGGCTGGCACCCAGCATGTCCACCTTTTGGCACACGTCGCTCTTTAGCTTCTCAAACTGGCTTTTTGTCTCCCTCACCTGGCCTTGAACCTGACAACATATCAACACATTGGTCAAATAGAATACTTCGGTCAGTACACTTCAGTGAGTATACTGTGTAGTTAGTTTGCGAGGGTGAAAATGTGGACAGTGTCCCAAATCCATTACTGTCCTCAGTGGAAATGATCACATAATAATTTATACCCGCTTTACTTTTCTGATCAGTACTTTCCATTGCTACGGCTTGCTTCTCGGCCGCCTTTATTTGAAGTTATGTAGCCAAGATAGCAATTATTGAGGGTGTTAGGTGTCCATCAGTGCAACATGCTGGTACTGAAAGTGCAGTACCTTTCGACGTACGTCTCAGTTTGAGCGCACTTAAGACTATGTGAGAGTACGGAAGTGCTCCAATTGAGACACAGACTAAGACGCCAAGTACTACCTTGCGGAACTTTTCCAGTTGTTTATAAGTGTCTGGATCAAGTTCTTGAGAGATGTCCTTCATCCAGAGCAGTGCTCCTCTGTATTCTGTGCGAGCTTTCTCCATGCGGCTGACAGTCAGGAGCGTATCAGCGATGGCTCGCCGTCTGAATGTCTCAACTTCCTGGTGCAAACGGTGCAGCGGCGGGCTGAGCACCATCCTGGGGCAGAGcaaacaaaaaacatgtcttAGGGCATACTGTGGCGTGCCCTTGTCTATGCAGCCTCTAACCTCTTCTTGGCAGATGTGCACAGGGCTTTGCTGGTGGCGTCCATCATGTTTCCAGCCTTAGTGCGGTCTCGTTTGgcttggaagtgcaaaaacaggCCAAGCTCATTCTCCTCCTGGGACAAACCTGTGGAGAATAAACAGTGTGGTGACGCTTGCTGTTTGTGTGCACGATCCAAGAAAATATGAGTCACGATGATGAATGTTGGATGTCGACCCTCCGTGGGTAGAACCAGGGCATGGTACCAACTCGCCCAGGCTGGGGAAAACAAAGGAAGTGCCTGCCTTCATGCCAATGACAGTGTAGTGAGAGTCCTTTAGTACAATGGTAGTGTTTGTTTATGATGCAGCTAATGAATTAAAATAGGAAAAATCTTTGTAGGagccacattcatttatttgtgttcCATGATAGATGTCCACAGGTGGCAGTATAGCAGTAGCTGTATCAGAGTCGTGTATTGCTTGGATTCaaaatgacgtcacatcgggttcATTGATTtcgcgtggtggtcaagccagcgtctgttctcaatgagTACTAGGCGCCATATAGCTTTTCTCGAATAAAATGCccaatgcttgcgttgttttaggcCGTACGAACCGTTTAAACTgtaaaaaggataaacgttttttCAGAGTTCCTCAAGAGGTTATCAAGAttggcggaagagtgcaagattttttgaaaaaaagacaacaaaagtatcaccagtccaagggagcagagctgAAGAATGCACTAGTTTGCAGTGACCActccgttaaaggtttgtttgatatacttttaacgttaatcatttcccatttaagtattatcaggttattatttgtatttcttaaacacgtttGCCACGAGCGTTTCGAAAAGCACCcactcggcgagtctaaataaaagaaagcacatgtcagcaaaacctaaaagaggcaAAGGCAGCAATCTGATATGAAGCTTTTAGTACAAATATAATGTTTGACATCCATAGTGATATTTTGATAAAAAACGTGGAAAACATGTCTACTCGTAGACGGCGCGTGCAACAGCAAGAGCAGGCAACAAACATGACAGTAGAcataaagttaaatcatgaaatgcaaccttaaccgagcaaaaactatgcatattaatccgggagagtcttaataccaatgtccttgacccaaCCACACAAACaaattgtagacctccatgcttttcctagttttcatctgttttgtcgtgtagaatggctTCTAGAGCACACGATAGTTTGATATGTTTGTAAACTGCACCGACGAAAAATCGTTCATCGCTCAATAACttactctcctgaacaaaaccagACGTGTTGTGTTTACCTCACACAAGACTCTGTAATCGGTGGCTCTTCAGTGTTAATTGTTCTTAACTTCCTATACCTGCCTTCTTTCCGTGTTGTAGGGAAGGCAACGTAAAAGCTTTCCACAATTATTGCGGGTAATCAGCCCTATGCTGCACAGCAGGGCCTTTTTACATGTCGAAAAACTATCAAGGAAGCGCCGCATCAGCTCAAAGTTAGTAGTAGTCATGGCGCCCTGTTGTCaagtgagtgccttttgaccagtcATTGAGGAGATGGCCTGAAACAAAGTTGGCCATtctctctttatacacgactaTGGGCTGTATACTGTAAACACAGGGGTAGGGAATCCGAAATCAGGCAATAGGTGGGAGATCATGAAATTTTTATCACTcgctcttttttttctcttttgatTAAGAGCAGTTTAACAATACTTGTTTATTTTCATCATCAGGATAGTCTTGAATTGATGTTGTCAATTGTTTGTGACATTAAAAACATGTAGTTTTGGTGCTAGGGTTTAGACATTCAAGGCTGTGTGTTGACTTATTTTGAGGGGACAGCGAATTGAAATTGTTATACCAGCTTTGAACTGACTATAATTTGTATCAAAGTATCATTTCAACAGTGTTGTCCCATAACaaatacattataaaatatttgcatgtcaaaaaaatgtttaaaatagttATTAAAGATCTGCAAAAGTTAAATCAAAGCAATGTATTGGGTGAAGATGTATCACCTTTCATCCAAAAGACTTTTTTCAAATATTGTAGGTGAGGAGTTTCACTATTTATGTGTGTGTCCCCTGGAGATGGTCACAATAGGGTTGTTGTTGCCTGGCGTCGCTGATATACAACTGTCCTGCGTAAAAATAAGTTGCTCTCCCGGCAACTCGCTAGTGTCCACTCTTCTTCTGGAATTAAACAATCTTTGGAGGAGGAAGTCAGGACATTGTTCTAAGAGGAAGATAGGAGATGGTGAAAACCTCCTCCGTTTGAACAGACGCTATCAAATATTTTTGTAATCGAGTATTCTTCTGGAAATTCATTCACTTGATCGAGTAGTctgataaaacatatttttacttggTTAAAAAGCaatttttaaatatacatttgaaaaaaaaaacattttacttcacaATGAACGACCAATTGGTTTCATTTTGAAATTACCAAGACTAAATCATAAAGACATATTAGAGTATGTTCATAGCTGTGCATTTATGAACCCTAAATTTAGACTGGCTGACCAGAAATAAGACAAACATTACTTTTACTTTTGGTGCCCAAACTGACGGGGCTGGGACTGTCTTCCTCCATCTGCCACTGGATCCTGGACTTCCTGACAAATCGCTCTCAGAGGGTGAGAGTAGGCTCCCACCTCTCAACATCCATCAGCatcagcaccggctccccccagggctgcgtgctAAGCCCCCTACTCTACACCCTCTACACTCATGACTACACCCCTGCTCATGCCAACAACACCACTATTACATTTGCAGACGACACCACAGTAGTGGGACTAATTTCTGGGAGGGATGAGTCTGCCTACAGAAATGAAGTGGAGCGGCTGACGGGCGGGAAAACAACCTGGTCCTTAACACCGCCAAGACGAAGGAGCTGATCATGGATTTccggaagaaaaaaacaataaacatccAACCACTGTACATCAACGGGGACTATGTGGAAATGGTATCTAACTTCAGGTTCCTGGGGATCCAGATCGAGGAAGACCTGtcgtggagtatgaacacctAAGTGACCATtaaaaaggcacagcagagactttactttctgagactcctcaaaaagaacaacctgtcccaaaaactgcttgtgtccttctat encodes the following:
- the ical1 gene encoding islet cell autoantigen 1-like, translating into MEGFVGDLLGEDSSVMARMQKKFWKTKQVLIKATGKKEDEYVVASDADLDAKLEFFRSVQSTCTELLKVIEKYQHRITRLSQEENELGLFLHFQAKRDRTKAGNMMDATSKALCTSAKKRMVLSPPLHRLHQEVETFRRRAIADTLLTVSRMEKARTEYRGALLWMKDISQELDPDTYKQLEKFRKVQGQVRETKSQFEKLKSDVCQKVDMLGASRCNMLSHSLCNYQTTLLQFWEKTAHALSDIHDTFQGHTPYQFNTLKDLRDPLEQMTDAQQEEDKEKVLPSNTESLVCLDDEASQSVADAADTGVLLDSTGPTAEDEEGDRGDMAFFKDLLSPTPGATDDFSKEWQDAFGLFEAPASVPAGADVPAQTAPPPPCASPGPAGFLPSQLLDHSLSSTGWSTPPMFQAPPLQRPAAHNQSTASATAAKESAGASRDMSAWFNLFADLDPLSNPDAIGRSADELLNA